The following proteins come from a genomic window of Nitrospirota bacterium:
- a CDS encoding FxsA family protein: MLFRLFVLFCTIPVVELALLVYVGSRIGVLETIAIVVFTGVSGAFLVRSEGLGVLRRFRENVQRGVFPSEEILDGSMVLVAGALLLTPGFLTDILGFLLVFPPSRKRIKRFVRRYIDRHFMEFRIR; the protein is encoded by the coding sequence ATGCTTTTCAGGCTCTTTGTCCTTTTCTGCACGATTCCCGTGGTGGAGCTTGCCCTCCTGGTCTATGTGGGCTCACGCATCGGGGTCCTCGAGACCATCGCCATTGTCGTCTTCACGGGCGTTTCGGGGGCCTTCCTGGTGCGCAGCGAGGGCCTGGGCGTGCTCCGCCGCTTTCGGGAAAACGTGCAAAGGGGCGTTTTCCCCTCCGAAGAGATTCTTGACGGCTCCATGGTGCTGGTGGCGGGGGCTCTTCTGCTCACCCCGGGATTTCTGACGGACATCCTCGGCTTCCTCCTGGTCTTTCCGCCGAGCCGGAAGCGCATCAAGAGGTTCGTCCGCCGGTACATCGACAGGCACTTCATGGAGTTCCGGATTCGATAA
- a CDS encoding ATP-dependent Clp protease adaptor ClpS, whose translation MSIGTKPLGKEEESTLVIEPWNVILLNDDWHTFEDVIIQLVRATGCSVERAEAIAWEAHSKGEALCYTGPKERAELVASILEEIDLAVRLEAA comes from the coding sequence ATGAGCATTGGCACGAAGCCCCTCGGAAAAGAGGAAGAGTCCACCCTCGTCATCGAGCCCTGGAACGTCATCCTCCTCAATGACGACTGGCATACCTTCGAGGACGTCATCATCCAGCTGGTACGGGCCACCGGCTGCTCGGTGGAGCGTGCGGAAGCCATCGCCTGGGAGGCGCACAGCAAGGGAGAAGCCCTGTGCTACACGGGTCCCAAGGAGCGGGCGGAGCTTGTGGCCAGCATCCTCGAGGAGATCGACCTTGCCGTCCGCCTGGAGGCGGCCTGA